Proteins encoded within one genomic window of Paenarthrobacter sp. JL.01a:
- a CDS encoding NAD(P)-binding oxidoreductase encodes MSRIAIIGGHGKVALHLSRILSGEGHDVTSFIRNPDHVADVTGTGASAEVLDVEHSTTTELAQALKGHDAVVWSAGAGGGNPARTYAVDRDAAIRSMDAAGEAGVKRYVMVSYIGASTEHGVPEDHPFFAYAESKAAADDYLRGTNLDWTVLGPGSLTDEPATGLIELHPANPDDGTQTSRANVALVAAAVLELPETIGKTIPFKDGTEDVVDALTKE; translated from the coding sequence ATGAGCCGAATCGCGATTATTGGCGGCCACGGGAAAGTGGCCCTGCATCTGTCCCGGATTCTTAGTGGTGAAGGTCACGACGTCACGTCCTTCATCCGAAATCCCGACCATGTGGCGGATGTCACGGGTACGGGCGCCTCCGCGGAGGTCCTTGACGTTGAACATTCGACGACGACGGAACTCGCCCAGGCGTTGAAGGGCCACGATGCCGTGGTCTGGTCCGCGGGGGCCGGCGGGGGCAACCCCGCAAGGACCTATGCCGTGGACCGCGACGCTGCCATCCGCTCCATGGACGCTGCCGGGGAGGCTGGTGTGAAGAGATACGTCATGGTGTCCTACATCGGCGCTTCCACGGAACACGGCGTTCCCGAGGACCACCCCTTCTTTGCCTACGCGGAATCCAAGGCGGCAGCCGACGACTACCTGCGCGGCACCAACCTCGACTGGACTGTGCTGGGTCCAGGGAGCCTCACCGATGAGCCGGCCACGGGACTGATCGAGCTGCATCCCGCGAACCCCGATGATGGCACGCAGACCTCCCGCGCCAACGTTGCCCTGGTTGCCGCCGCCGTCCTGGAGCTGCCCGAAACCATTGGCAAGACCATCCCGTTCAAGGATGGCACCGAGGACGTGGTGGACGCCCTGACGAAGGAGTGA